One part of the Glycine soja cultivar W05 chromosome 11, ASM419377v2, whole genome shotgun sequence genome encodes these proteins:
- the LOC114377587 gene encoding VQ motif-containing protein 4-like isoform X3, protein MDSPRYHHNHHHHRVNLLPSPRHSLSSSNSSTSSTSSNNNGLHHSQLLPPLTPTTVSVPPSPTSPYPPKSVTRSESGNPYPTTFVQADTNSFKQVVQMLTGSTQTAKQASASASPKPNSEPSKPHSHIPPIRKQTGFKLLERRNNSLKNLNINPLIGTSGFIRGSDNNIKNVVVSSFSPSSRKPEVLSPSILDFPALVLSPVTPLIPDPFNRSRFLNENGTVLMDAIEAADEEKAIKEKGFFLHPSPASTPRDEKPRLLPLFPTDASPDFPLF, encoded by the exons ATGGACTCTCCGAGGTACCACCACAACCACCACCATCACCGTGTGAACCTTCTTCCTTCGCCGCGCCACAGTTTGAGTTCTTCAAACAGCAGCACTAGCAGcaccagcagcaacaacaatggACTCCACCACTCCCAATTACTGCCACCTCTGACTCCTACCACCGTGTCTGTTCCTCCATCTCCTACATCACCCTACCCTCCGAAATCCGTGACCAGATCCGAATCCGGCAACCCGTACCCGACAACCTTCGTCCAAGCCGACACCAACTCCTTCAAACAAGTCGTTCAAATGTTAACCGGATCCACCCAAACCGCAAAACAAGCCTCAGCTTCGGCCTCCCCCAAACCTAACTCGGAACCTAGCAAACCCCACAGCCACATCCCACCCATTAGAAAACAAACCGGCTTCAAACTCTTGGAGCGGAGGAACAACTCGCTCAAGAATCTCAACATCAACCCTCTCATCGGAACCTCGGGTTTCATCCGCGGCAGCGATAACAACATAAAAAACGTCGTCGTTTCGTCGTTCTCGCCGTCGTCGCGAAAACCCGAGGTTCTCTCCCCGAGCATCCTCGACTTCCCAGCGCTCGTTCTCAGCCCTGTTACTCCCCTCATACCCGACCCATTCAACCGATCCCGTTTCCTTAACGAAAACGGCACCGTTTTAATGGACGCCATCGAAGCTGCAGATGAAGAGAAAGCCATCAAGGAGAAAGGGTTCTTCTTGCACCCTTCTCCGGCCTCCACTCCCCGTGACGAAAAGCCTCGCCTTTTGCCCCTCTTCCCCACCGACGCGTCCCCAG ATTTTCCACTTTTCTGA
- the LOC114377587 gene encoding VQ motif-containing protein 4-like isoform X1: protein MDSPRYHHNHHHHRVNLLPSPRHSLSSSNSSTSSTSSNNNGLHHSQLLPPLTPTTVSVPPSPTSPYPPKSVTRSESGNPYPTTFVQADTNSFKQVVQMLTGSTQTAKQASASASPKPNSEPSKPHSHIPPIRKQTGFKLLERRNNSLKNLNINPLIGTSGFIRGSDNNIKNVVVSSFSPSSRKPEVLSPSILDFPALVLSPVTPLIPDPFNRSRFLNENGTVLMDAIEAADEEKAIKEKGFFLHPSPASTPRDEKPRLLPLFPTDASPGMAKQKQCCWASCQRKSRRMDQIERIHRFYHAVYFMPLFSQSPAG from the exons ATGGACTCTCCGAGGTACCACCACAACCACCACCATCACCGTGTGAACCTTCTTCCTTCGCCGCGCCACAGTTTGAGTTCTTCAAACAGCAGCACTAGCAGcaccagcagcaacaacaatggACTCCACCACTCCCAATTACTGCCACCTCTGACTCCTACCACCGTGTCTGTTCCTCCATCTCCTACATCACCCTACCCTCCGAAATCCGTGACCAGATCCGAATCCGGCAACCCGTACCCGACAACCTTCGTCCAAGCCGACACCAACTCCTTCAAACAAGTCGTTCAAATGTTAACCGGATCCACCCAAACCGCAAAACAAGCCTCAGCTTCGGCCTCCCCCAAACCTAACTCGGAACCTAGCAAACCCCACAGCCACATCCCACCCATTAGAAAACAAACCGGCTTCAAACTCTTGGAGCGGAGGAACAACTCGCTCAAGAATCTCAACATCAACCCTCTCATCGGAACCTCGGGTTTCATCCGCGGCAGCGATAACAACATAAAAAACGTCGTCGTTTCGTCGTTCTCGCCGTCGTCGCGAAAACCCGAGGTTCTCTCCCCGAGCATCCTCGACTTCCCAGCGCTCGTTCTCAGCCCTGTTACTCCCCTCATACCCGACCCATTCAACCGATCCCGTTTCCTTAACGAAAACGGCACCGTTTTAATGGACGCCATCGAAGCTGCAGATGAAGAGAAAGCCATCAAGGAGAAAGGGTTCTTCTTGCACCCTTCTCCGGCCTCCACTCCCCGTGACGAAAAGCCTCGCCTTTTGCCCCTCTTCCCCACCGACGCGTCCCCAG GGATGGCAAAACAAAAGCAGTGTTGTTGGGCTAGCTGTCAAAGAAAGAGTAGAAGAATGG ATCAAATAGAACGCATCCACCGGTTTTATCATGCTGTGTACTTTATGCCTCTCTTTTCCCAAAGCCCCGCAGGCTAA
- the LOC114377587 gene encoding VQ motif-containing protein 4-like isoform X2: MDSPRYHHNHHHHRVNLLPSPRHSLSSSNSSTSSTSSNNNGLHHSQLLPPLTPTTVSVPPSPTSPYPPKSVTRSESGNPYPTTFVQADTNSFKQVVQMLTGSTQTAKQASASASPKPNSEPSKPHSHIPPIRKQTGFKLLERRNNSLKNLNINPLIGTSGFIRGSDNNIKNVVVSSFSPSSRKPEVLSPSILDFPALVLSPVTPLIPDPFNRSRFLNENGTVLMDAIEAADEEKAIKEKGFFLHPSPASTPRDEKPRLLPLFPTDASPEDFPLF; the protein is encoded by the exons ATGGACTCTCCGAGGTACCACCACAACCACCACCATCACCGTGTGAACCTTCTTCCTTCGCCGCGCCACAGTTTGAGTTCTTCAAACAGCAGCACTAGCAGcaccagcagcaacaacaatggACTCCACCACTCCCAATTACTGCCACCTCTGACTCCTACCACCGTGTCTGTTCCTCCATCTCCTACATCACCCTACCCTCCGAAATCCGTGACCAGATCCGAATCCGGCAACCCGTACCCGACAACCTTCGTCCAAGCCGACACCAACTCCTTCAAACAAGTCGTTCAAATGTTAACCGGATCCACCCAAACCGCAAAACAAGCCTCAGCTTCGGCCTCCCCCAAACCTAACTCGGAACCTAGCAAACCCCACAGCCACATCCCACCCATTAGAAAACAAACCGGCTTCAAACTCTTGGAGCGGAGGAACAACTCGCTCAAGAATCTCAACATCAACCCTCTCATCGGAACCTCGGGTTTCATCCGCGGCAGCGATAACAACATAAAAAACGTCGTCGTTTCGTCGTTCTCGCCGTCGTCGCGAAAACCCGAGGTTCTCTCCCCGAGCATCCTCGACTTCCCAGCGCTCGTTCTCAGCCCTGTTACTCCCCTCATACCCGACCCATTCAACCGATCCCGTTTCCTTAACGAAAACGGCACCGTTTTAATGGACGCCATCGAAGCTGCAGATGAAGAGAAAGCCATCAAGGAGAAAGGGTTCTTCTTGCACCCTTCTCCGGCCTCCACTCCCCGTGACGAAAAGCCTCGCCTTTTGCCCCTCTTCCCCACCGACGCGTCCCCAG AAGATTTTCCACTTTTCTGA